The genomic DNA TCGCGACCCATCGTTTTCTGCCTGAATGAGTTCCTGTCGAACGTCCTCTCGCGTCTTCGTCTGCGCGTAGGCGTTCGAGAGATCCGTCGCCATAGCAAGGGCGACGACCGACAGGGTCAGCATGGTGAGCTTCTTCATTTGAACTCCGTGGGGATTGAATTTTGACAAACGCGCTGTTGGAATAGTTAATTCGGCATCCCAATTCATCAATCTCGATTACCACGTCTCTACCCAGGATGTCTTTCCAGCCGCGCAAAACAAGCAGTGGAACATCATGCTCAGTGCGAAAACACCGCATGCGCGGTCTTTATTCCGCCTGCCTTATTGTTTGTTCTTTTATGTGCGTTGGCCGGTAGCCTGCAAATTACACGTGTTCCAAAACGAATTGGAATCCTTATCAGATCCTTAGACCGGACCACTTGAGCTAGTAAGGATTTTAGGAACAAGTCTGTGGAAAACGGACGCGAGCATACCCGCCGGCGCGAAGCGCCGGTGCGAAGGTATGCTGGATACGAAGGCGTACCTCGGCCGCTCCCATTGCACTGGAAGCGGTTGGCTGCGTTAGCCGATGAGGAGGTTTCGGCTGCGGACGTCGGTGATTTGTGCGGCGGTGTGATTGCCGCTTTCTATGTCGCTGAGTATGTTGCTCAATCTACCCTGTCGCCTCAACCGTTCGCTGAGTCGTATCGCAGGCGCAAACTCGACCCTCGCGCCATTCGCTTTCGCTATCTGACCTGTTTGGCGCGAGGAATCATCCCATTGCTATGCGATCAACCACCTTCTCTTTAGTCGCTCAGCAATCTATGCATTCAGGAAGCTCAGGGCATTGCGGACAAAAATTTCCGGGTACTGGAACATCACGCCATGACCAGAGTCCGGGTAAAGAATAAGCTGTGCATTCTTCATGGCCTTGTACATCGTGTAGGCGTTATCGACCGGCAGCATGGTATCGGTGCTGCCGCTGACAACCAGCGTCGGATGGTCGATGGACCGAAGTATCGTATGCGCCGGATCGACTACGGCACACCAGCTGATCAGCGCCTTCGCCTGCGATCCATTGACAGCCGAACCGCTTTCGACGTCGCGATCTTCAGTGCGCTCCCGTGCCCGCTGCAGGAAAGCAAGCCCCGCCGATTGGCTGTTAGCCGAGGACGTAAAAAACAGGGGGAGTCGCGGGTCCGGCGCGTTCGTGTCGGCGAATGCCGCCTGAAGGACCGCCATCAGATGTTGTTCTCCGCCTTGCGGCGCGGTCCCAACCAGAATCAGTTTGCGCACGAGGTCGCCACGCACGCTGGCAATCTGTTGTGCGACGCAGCCGCCCAGCGAAAAACCCAGTAGATCGACTTGATGCAGGCCCAATGACGTCATGAAGGTAATCGCATCGCGCGCCATCGCCTCCACGCTGTCTGGCGTTTGCCCAGTCGAACGTCCAACTCCTGCGTTGTCGAACACGATGACAGGACGTTCATCGGCGAGTGCATTCACGACCGGGGGATCCCAGGCATCGATGTTGCCGGAGAAGTGCTGCAGCAACACGAGCGGAATGCCGTTTTTCGGGCCCAGCCGGCGCCAGGCGAACTGAATGCCGCCGCCGTCGACGTAAAGCGTCGGGGCTGTCTGAAGTGTCACGCCTTCCTTCCCGGACCGGAGATCGGCCTTGGCAATATCCGCACTCATTTGACCTTCCTTGCTATCAGTCGATAAAACTGCCTTGTTGTTCATCTGAACTTCCATGAACCGACGATGCAAAGATAAGCGCGTGTGAGCCTTATCACCATCTCCTACTCTCCGGAATGCATGATCAATCGTCCAGATCTCATGCTCGATGTCCGGTCCTGGTCGCACGCTAAGGCGCTAGCGCGCGCAACATGAATACCACCTTTCAAGCGGCTTCTTCGAACGGATGCGCGCCTTTGTCATCGTATCGACACCCGCGGCGTGTCCACCTTGTCTGACGTCAATGCGCCTTCTCGACGGGAGCCAGTCAAACACGGGGGCGTCACAGCGAACGTACTCTCGCGTCTATCGCGATGATGAACAGAAATCGACGCGGTGGAATAAACCCGACCAGTCGTCCGTTTGCATGTCCTCGATGATGAAGCACCTGTGGTCGCATCAAGGTTTTGACATGGACGCTGCAGCAAGGACAGCCTTTACATCTTCCGTTCTACTGCCTCAATTGTCGTTTGCCGGAATTCAAATATTCGACAGGATATCGGAAGGATATGAACAGGCTTGCCGGATCTGGAACGGCGCCCTAAAGCACGATAAAGCATAAGCCAGCCATCACCAGGCGGTCTGACGGTCATGATCCGCATGCCGCCACTCACTATCGTAGGAATGCATAATATGAAGACACGTACTCTCGGCAATCCCGGGCTGGTTGTTTCAGAGCTAGGGTTGGGCTGCATGGGAATGACCAGCGCCTACGGAATGCCCGGCGATCATTCGGAGATGGTTGCGCTGATACGGAACGCGGTAGACCGCGGCGTGACGCTCTTCGATACCGCTGAGGTTTATGGTCCGTTTATCAATGAGGAGTTGCTTGGCGAAGCACTCGCTCCCGTACGCGATAAAGTGGTCATTGCAACCAAGTTTGGTTATGCGTTGGAATCGGCGGCGAATGGCTCATGGCCGACGGCATTGAACAGTCGCCCCGATAACATCAAGTCCGTCGCCGACGCAGCCCTCAAGCGTCTTCGAACCGACCGGATCGATCTGTTTTTTCAGCATCGTGTGGACCCGGCCGTGCCAATCGAAGACGTTGCTGGAGCGGTGGCTGACCTTGTGAAAGCCGGCAAGGTCTTACACTTCGGACTCTCGGAGGCGAGTGGCAAAACGATCCGCCGCGCGCATGCCGTTTTTCCGGTTACTGCCGTGCAAACCGAGTATTCGATGTGGACGCGCGATCCGGAGGCCGACGTGATTCCCACCGTGGAGGCGCTAGGCATTGGCTTCATTGCATACAGTCCGCTGGGGCGGGGTTTTCTGACCGGAAGCGTAAAAAGCGACACCCACTTTGAGGCAAACGATTACCGCGCGTATCTGCCGCGCTTTTCTGAAGAAACACGCAGCGAGAACCTTGCGCTCGTCGAGGCACTCAAGGAGATTGGCGCGCGCAAAAAGGCAACGGTCGCTCAGGTTGCCCTCGCGTGGTTGCTTGCTCGCAAACCGTGGATCGTTCCCATTCCTGGCACGCGTCGAAGCTCACGCCTCGACGAAAACCTTGAGGCAACCAAGGTGACATTCTCGCCTGAGGACCTCGCTCAACTGGACGACGTGCTCGCCTCGATACCGATCGTCGGATCGCGTTATGGTGAAACCGATTTTGCAATGGTTGACTGATTGCTGAGATCAGACTGAGACATTGAAAAAAGACGAGGTTCTGCGCAGTTTTCTTGTCCTCAGTAAATCAATGCGCCGCAAGCAATGACCCCGTTCTCGTGCTGCACAGCACGCCGAGCGCGGCATTGCTGCGGCCATCGCTACCGCGCGTCCATAAGCAAGTGATGCCGCACAACCGAATCGCCGCTCATTGTCTGGATTCCCGATCATAAATTTCGGGCTCGCGGTTATTGGAGGTCTTCAATTGAGCCATTACCATTTTTCACGTTCTCTCTCTCCCTCACACGTGACGGTCGGTGATGCCTCTTTTGCAAGAAATACCGCTTTACACCTCGATTTCGAGGATACCCGCAGCGACTAGCGATACGCCTGCCTTGATGCCGGCAACCATGAGACGCTCGCTTAGCGCGACTATGCTTCTGGCTCGTCAAACTTATCGCCGATTTTTGGCGACGTCATTGAAGATAACCGTCGGTGCGACATGAATTTTGCACCGCAGGAAATGAGGACCGAAGCTGTTCCAAGGACGGAAGGTTGGTCACTTGGTGACCTGCATGTCACCACGCTTGATGCGGTTGAACTGTCAGATTGCCATGCACCAACGCTTCCCGGCCAGTTGTTGAGGCTCTTTTTTGTCAAATCCGGTTCCGTGACGTTCAAGTCCATCCTCGGGCCGCAACGGCTAGACGCAGGAAGCTTATTTATTGCTCCCCCGCTGGCTGGCTGGAAACAACAGAATTCTTATCATCAAGCGGAGCTAGTGATGGTATCCATCCCGAGGCGCTTATTACTCGAGCGTGGCTTCCCCACTAAATCGTTCGAACTCTTGACGGCGAACATGTCGAACCCGGACGCACGGGCCGTTGGCGATCTGATGTTATCGATTGTTGAACAGAGCGGATACACGAGCCTCGCACTGCGAGCCAGGCAAGGTCGGCATCTTCTGGATTTGCTCAGCATGGTGCTCGGGAATCCGCTCGCGGTGGTCAGTTCCAGAAACCGCGAGGTGGCGCTATCGCGCGCGAAAGAGTACGTCGCACAGCATCTGGAAGACCTCAATCTGAACGCGTCACGTGTCGCATCGGCTATTGGTGTTTCGCCCGGCCACCTGAATCGCCTTTTTAAGGCCACTTCCACATCGCTGATGCGTTATGTCCGGTCATGCCGACTGGACCGCGCTGCCGATCTCCTTAGGAGTCGCGGCGAATCAAATGTGTCGATCGGTCAGATTGCCTACAGTTGCGGATTTGCGAGCCACGCCCATTTCAGTCGCGCATTTAAAGAGCAATTCGGCTTTTCTCCTAGAGACTATGTCTCACGTGAGAGCAGAGATATCTAGCGCGCACTTCGCGTCATGCAGGCGCGGCGCTACGGTCGATAAACGTCTAGCGGCAGATTCTCGAACCGCGCCTTTAGCTGCAACGCGAGAAACCTCGAGTAAAAGCGCCCCATCTGGAAGTTACCGGCGTGAATCCAGAGCCCCGGCTGGCGCGTCGGTTTCGACAAGTTGCGCAGTTCGCCCTCCCACGGGCCCGAGTCTCCCTCGAGTCCCGAGCCATATCCCATGACCGGCCCCACGGAGTTCGCGACTTCGCGCGACACAAGCCTGGCGATGTGTTCGTCCATCGGCCTGTAACCGGTCGCATACACTATGTAGTCCGCATCGAGCCGCGACCCATCGCTCAGAACGATGCCGTCACGCTCGATGCGCGTCGCTTCGAC from Paraburkholderia edwinii includes the following:
- a CDS encoding alpha/beta fold hydrolase, with the translated sequence MNNKAVLSTDSKEGQMSADIAKADLRSGKEGVTLQTAPTLYVDGGGIQFAWRRLGPKNGIPLVLLQHFSGNIDAWDPPVVNALADERPVIVFDNAGVGRSTGQTPDSVEAMARDAITFMTSLGLHQVDLLGFSLGGCVAQQIASVRGDLVRKLILVGTAPQGGEQHLMAVLQAAFADTNAPDPRLPLFFTSSANSQSAGLAFLQRARERTEDRDVESGSAVNGSQAKALISWCAVVDPAHTILRSIDHPTLVVSGSTDTMLPVDNAYTMYKAMKNAQLILYPDSGHGVMFQYPEIFVRNALSFLNA
- a CDS encoding aldo/keto reductase; the encoded protein is MKTRTLGNPGLVVSELGLGCMGMTSAYGMPGDHSEMVALIRNAVDRGVTLFDTAEVYGPFINEELLGEALAPVRDKVVIATKFGYALESAANGSWPTALNSRPDNIKSVADAALKRLRTDRIDLFFQHRVDPAVPIEDVAGAVADLVKAGKVLHFGLSEASGKTIRRAHAVFPVTAVQTEYSMWTRDPEADVIPTVEALGIGFIAYSPLGRGFLTGSVKSDTHFEANDYRAYLPRFSEETRSENLALVEALKEIGARKKATVAQVALAWLLARKPWIVPIPGTRRSSRLDENLEATKVTFSPEDLAQLDDVLASIPIVGSRYGETDFAMVD
- a CDS encoding AraC family transcriptional regulator, which produces MNFAPQEMRTEAVPRTEGWSLGDLHVTTLDAVELSDCHAPTLPGQLLRLFFVKSGSVTFKSILGPQRLDAGSLFIAPPLAGWKQQNSYHQAELVMVSIPRRLLLERGFPTKSFELLTANMSNPDARAVGDLMLSIVEQSGYTSLALRARQGRHLLDLLSMVLGNPLAVVSSRNREVALSRAKEYVAQHLEDLNLNASRVASAIGVSPGHLNRLFKATSTSLMRYVRSCRLDRAADLLRSRGESNVSIGQIAYSCGFASHAHFSRAFKEQFGFSPRDYVSRESRDI